A genomic window from Osmia bicornis bicornis chromosome 6, iOsmBic2.1, whole genome shotgun sequence includes:
- the LOC114880797 gene encoding zinc metalloproteinase nas-4-like, whose translation MNSLIILSFAFVFLLSSTSAWPFRRRDVLDNSVNSPDGVIAHLQHFGPMLYRFPDNETGTIVASWHEGWDRNPEELGNYAEGDILFPPQLEKNGLKAESARWPGGVVPYMISPYFDTQKRNLIFDAMNDYHKYTCIKFKPYTGEENDYIRITAGNSGCWSSVGRIGGQQDVNLQVPGCLVKKGTVIHELMHAIGFLHEQSRFERDEYVTIQWQNILNGHTGNFEKASKQTTDAFGVGYDYGSVMHYSANAFSKNGQPTIMPKETGGLLSFIGEIFQGANKGQLGQREGFSKRDIQKIRKMYKCGKRRRNSY comes from the exons ATGAACAGTCTGATCATTCTCTCGTTTGCATTCGTCTTTTTGTTATCTTCAACGTCTGCATGGCCGTTTCGTCGAAGAGACGTGTTAGACAATTCGGTGAACAGTCCTGACGGTGTGATCGCTCATCTTCAGCATTTTGGACCGATGCTTTATCGGTTTCCCGATAACGAAACTGGGACGATCGTAGCGAGCTGGCACGAGGGCTGGGACAGAAATCCGGAGGAATTGGGAAACTATGCGGAGGGTGATATCCTTTTTCCGCCGCAGCTCGAAAAAAATGGCCTGAAAGCGGAGTCCGCTAGATGGCCTGGCGGTGTTGTGCCTTATATGATTAGTCCTTATTTCG ATACTCAAAAGCGAAACTTGATTTTCGACGCCATGAATGACTATCACAAATATACTTGCATCAAGTTCAAACCCTATACTGGTGAGGAGAACGATTATATTAGAATCACTGCTGGAAATAGCGGCTGCTGGAGCAGCGTAGGAAGAATCGGTGGACAGCAGGACGTAAatcttcaagttccaggctgTTTGGTGAAAAAGGGTACAGTGATACACGAATTGATGCATGCAATAGGGTTTTTGCACGAGCAGAGTAGATTCGAGAGGGACGAATACGTGACGATCCAGTGGCAAAATATTTTGAATG gACATActggaaattttgaaaaagccTCAAAACAGACCACTGACGCGTTCGGTGTTGGCTATGATTATGGCAGCGTGATGCATTATTCTGCAAACGCGTTTTCCAAGAACGGTCAACCCACCATAATGCCCAAA GAAACTGGCGGCCTTCTAAGTTTTATTGGCGAAATATTCCAGGGTGCGAACAAAGGTCAGCTGGGACAAAGAGAAGGCTTCAGCAAGAGGGACATTCAAAAGATCCGGAAGATGTACAAATGTGGCAAACGTAGAAGAAACAGTTACTGA